The proteins below are encoded in one region of Maribacter aestuarii:
- a CDS encoding RpiB/LacA/LacB family sugar-phosphate isomerase, with amino-acid sequence MKIAIGNDHAGTEYKLAVIGLLKSMQIEVLNHGTDGSDSVDYPDFVHPVAQDVEDGTVDYGIIICGSGNGASMTANKHQKVRAALCWNKEIVELAREHNDANILSLPARYIALPQALEMVTTFLKTEFAGGRHERRVEKIPCK; translated from the coding sequence ATGAAAATAGCTATAGGTAACGACCATGCCGGAACGGAATATAAGCTTGCCGTAATAGGTTTATTGAAATCCATGCAAATAGAAGTGCTTAACCATGGTACGGATGGTTCCGATAGTGTGGATTATCCAGATTTTGTACATCCCGTTGCCCAAGATGTGGAAGATGGTACCGTGGATTATGGTATCATTATCTGTGGAAGTGGTAACGGCGCATCAATGACGGCCAATAAGCATCAGAAAGTACGTGCCGCACTTTGTTGGAACAAAGAAATTGTTGAATTAGCCAGGGAACACAACGATGCGAACATATTAAGTTTGCCAGCTAGGTATATAGCTCTGCCCCAGGCATTGGAAATGGTAACTACGTTCTTAAAAACTGAATTTGCTGGAGGTAGGCATGAACGTCGTGTAGAAAAAATACCGTGTAAATAG
- the rnr gene encoding ribonuclease R, producing MSKRNKKAKNHRKNEITKGIFTVLEKEPQKSFNYKQIAAKIGVTDTQERNLLIKRLVQLKETKRIQESSRGNYKTLEDNKTHHEGIVDITGRGNAYIVIEGMEDDVFVQANKINKAFHKDKVEVFIRPRRNGKKLEGEVVKVLERYKNTFVGIVDMQKTFAFVRPTDFRMYTDIFVSQDKLKNAKDGDKVLVEITDWPDDKDSPYGKVTEVLGKPGEHDTEIHSILAEYGLPYEFPGEVQSFADGLDTQIKPEEISKRRDMRDVLTFTIDPKDAKDFDDALSFKILENGNYEIGIHIADVSHYLKEGTVLDEEAYDRATSVYLVDRVVPMLPEVLSNNACSLRPNEEKYTFSAIFELDRKGQIKGQWFGRTIINSNERFSYEEAQHIIESEKGFIPKEVSIRKSEYKVDDEVVEATLTMNRLARDMRAKRMDQGAISFDKVEVRFNLNEKNEPTSVYFKESKDANKLIEEFMLLANRKVAEFIGKQKPIKTFVYRVHDDPDEEKLIALNGIVSRFGHKLNFKDKKSISASLNQLLDDVKGQKEQNLVDTLAIRSMSKAVYTVDNIGHYGLAFDYYTHFTSPIRRYPDVMVHRLLQHYLDGGKSAKAELYQEKCKHSSDMEYLASSAERDSIKYMQIKFMQDHQDEEFVGVISGVTEWGIYVEIIENKCEGMVRIRDIKGDYYIFDNKEYAIVGERTKKTYQLGDEVIVMVKNTDLVKRHLDFTLLGKNE from the coding sequence ATGTCGAAGAGAAATAAGAAGGCGAAGAACCATAGGAAGAACGAGATTACAAAAGGTATTTTCACGGTTTTAGAAAAAGAACCACAAAAAAGCTTCAATTACAAACAAATAGCTGCAAAAATTGGGGTCACGGATACTCAAGAAAGAAATTTACTCATTAAGAGATTGGTGCAACTCAAGGAAACTAAAAGAATTCAGGAGAGTAGTAGAGGCAATTATAAAACTTTAGAGGACAACAAAACCCACCACGAGGGAATTGTTGATATCACAGGAAGAGGAAATGCCTACATTGTAATTGAGGGAATGGAGGATGATGTCTTCGTTCAGGCTAATAAAATAAACAAAGCTTTTCATAAGGATAAAGTAGAGGTGTTTATACGCCCCAGAAGGAACGGTAAGAAATTAGAGGGAGAGGTAGTAAAGGTTTTAGAACGCTATAAGAATACGTTCGTGGGAATCGTAGATATGCAAAAGACCTTTGCCTTTGTACGACCTACGGATTTTAGAATGTATACTGATATTTTTGTTTCTCAGGACAAACTCAAGAATGCTAAGGACGGAGATAAAGTTTTAGTAGAAATTACCGATTGGCCGGACGATAAGGATTCCCCTTATGGAAAGGTTACCGAAGTTCTGGGCAAACCGGGAGAACACGATACGGAGATACACTCCATCTTGGCGGAATATGGTCTTCCCTATGAGTTTCCTGGGGAAGTGCAAAGTTTTGCGGACGGCTTGGATACTCAAATTAAGCCCGAGGAAATTTCAAAGCGGAGGGATATGCGTGACGTGTTGACCTTTACCATAGACCCTAAGGATGCCAAGGATTTTGATGATGCCCTTTCCTTTAAAATTCTAGAGAACGGTAATTATGAAATAGGTATTCACATTGCCGATGTATCTCATTATTTAAAAGAAGGTACGGTATTGGATGAGGAAGCTTACGATAGGGCCACTTCGGTATACCTTGTAGACAGGGTTGTTCCTATGTTACCGGAAGTACTTTCCAACAATGCTTGTTCGTTAAGACCTAACGAGGAAAAATATACTTTTTCAGCCATTTTTGAATTGGATAGAAAAGGGCAGATTAAAGGTCAGTGGTTTGGAAGAACAATCATTAATTCCAATGAACGTTTCTCTTATGAAGAGGCACAGCATATTATAGAATCTGAAAAAGGATTTATTCCAAAAGAAGTCTCGATTAGAAAATCCGAATACAAAGTTGATGATGAAGTGGTGGAAGCCACTTTGACCATGAACAGACTGGCCAGGGACATGCGAGCGAAAAGAATGGACCAGGGTGCCATTTCTTTTGATAAAGTAGAGGTACGTTTTAACCTTAATGAAAAGAACGAGCCAACTAGTGTTTATTTTAAGGAATCAAAAGATGCCAATAAACTTATTGAAGAGTTTATGCTCTTGGCCAATAGAAAAGTGGCAGAGTTTATAGGTAAACAGAAACCTATAAAAACTTTCGTTTATAGGGTTCATGATGATCCGGATGAAGAAAAATTAATAGCCTTAAACGGGATTGTATCCAGATTTGGACACAAGCTTAACTTTAAAGATAAAAAATCCATTAGTGCATCCTTAAATCAACTCTTGGATGATGTTAAGGGTCAAAAGGAACAGAATTTGGTGGACACGCTTGCCATACGTAGTATGAGCAAGGCCGTGTATACGGTGGACAATATAGGACATTATGGTCTTGCTTTTGATTATTATACGCACTTTACTTCACCTATTCGAAGATATCCCGACGTAATGGTACATCGTCTACTTCAACATTACTTGGATGGTGGAAAATCTGCAAAGGCGGAGCTGTATCAAGAAAAATGTAAGCATTCTTCGGACATGGAATATCTTGCGTCAAGCGCAGAACGGGATTCTATAAAATACATGCAGATAAAATTCATGCAGGACCACCAAGATGAAGAATTTGTTGGGGTAATAAGTGGGGTCACAGAATGGGGTATCTATGTGGAGATAATAGAGAATAAATGTGAAGGTATGGTTCGTATCCGAGACATAAAAGGAGATTATTATATCTTTGACAATAAGGAATATGCAATCGTCGGTGAGAGAACCAAGAAAACATATCAATTAGGTGACGAAGTAATTGTAATGGTTAAGAACACAGATTTGGTGAAACGTCATCTGGATTTCACGCTCCTAGGTAAAAACGAATAG
- a CDS encoding head GIN domain-containing protein: MKQIIVLLFLCGLQIINAQENKVTKSLDKFSELKGFDGLSINLIKSTENKAVITGDNTDKVAIVNNDGILKVRMQIGKIFSGYKTFVDIYYTEKLVVIDVNEDARIISEGVIKQDVLELKAQEGGELIVTAEVEQMLIKSVSGGVIKTSGFSDLQDVQINTGGVYQGKNFKTKFSTVNVNAGSRAEIYASEYVRAAVKAGGEVLVHGNPPKLEEKTVFGGVIKKV; encoded by the coding sequence ATGAAACAAATTATAGTGTTGTTATTTCTTTGTGGGTTACAAATAATAAATGCACAGGAAAATAAAGTAACCAAAAGTTTGGATAAGTTTTCTGAACTCAAGGGTTTTGACGGCCTTTCCATAAACCTTATCAAATCAACTGAAAATAAGGCAGTAATTACCGGGGATAATACAGATAAGGTTGCCATTGTAAATAATGATGGCATTCTTAAAGTGCGAATGCAGATAGGCAAGATTTTCAGTGGTTATAAAACTTTCGTAGATATTTATTATACCGAAAAATTGGTGGTGATAGACGTTAACGAAGATGCTAGGATTATATCTGAAGGAGTCATAAAACAGGATGTTTTAGAACTTAAGGCACAAGAAGGCGGGGAGTTAATAGTAACTGCAGAGGTTGAACAAATGCTGATTAAATCGGTTTCTGGTGGTGTAATTAAAACATCCGGATTCTCGGATTTACAGGACGTTCAAATAAATACAGGTGGTGTTTACCAAGGTAAGAATTTTAAGACCAAATTCTCTACGGTTAATGTAAATGCCGGTTCTAGGGCAGAAATCTATGCCAGTGAATATGTTAGGGCCGCAGTGAAGGCTGGTGGTGAGGTACTCGTACATGGTAATCCTCCAAAGTTAGAAGAAAAGACAGTTTTTGGCGGAGTAATTAAAAAAGTATAG